From a region of the Lentilactobacillus curieae genome:
- a CDS encoding S53 family peptidase → MKKLGIILGVMAFSGIVGSQVVANAAKKNDKSTFMISLNPKNKAALEDFVYDTVDPASPSYHQYLTPSQFATRFGQSDSVINEFKSHFKKYKVTVKPNAGNLSLKVSGSYNNVVKALKAKPTNQNSAKYYTMYTLPKTLQDKTQAIIGFGVENNYQKKAAKKQAKTKFASDIQVKADTPNLKLSKADFSDKYAAKKFTSRYGVDKLYSQGLTGKGQSVGLITLSDFHTQDIKTYLNKMGGNTDTNRIKRYYTSSSAKYVSGKITKPFKKVNEAYMAQVEATLDVQQAASVAPNSRINVYIGTGNGNQTQSDYDYYNAFVQAISANRDKTLSTSFNVFNEVADKTYGLTENAKQYNDALNLAFQQAAAQGITMFNAAGDNGARDKSNPKLNLSISMSPYLVEVGGTTLPFTKKIDGRTVTVKQEQGWGNIKQIAKADVKEQSFSAGGGGFSQLNALPRYQQGVSGVGTFRAVDYIKYDKQGKGIINPSPRVIYGTSRGRNVPDVSANSDPMTGYAMYVTNGTPGQKGVKAGK, encoded by the coding sequence ATGAAAAAACTAGGAATTATTTTAGGAGTAATGGCTTTTAGTGGGATTGTTGGTTCGCAGGTAGTGGCGAACGCTGCCAAGAAGAACGACAAGTCGACGTTCATGATTTCGCTTAATCCAAAGAATAAAGCTGCTCTTGAAGACTTTGTTTACGATACAGTCGACCCAGCCTCTCCTAGCTACCATCAGTACCTGACACCAAGCCAATTCGCCACCCGGTTTGGTCAGTCAGATAGTGTCATCAATGAGTTTAAGAGTCACTTTAAAAAGTACAAGGTCACAGTTAAACCAAATGCTGGGAACCTGAGCTTGAAGGTTTCTGGATCATACAACAATGTGGTTAAAGCCTTGAAGGCAAAACCAACTAATCAAAATAGCGCAAAATATTATACTATGTACACCTTACCCAAGACACTTCAAGATAAGACCCAAGCAATTATTGGTTTCGGGGTGGAAAATAACTACCAGAAAAAAGCCGCTAAAAAACAAGCAAAGACCAAGTTTGCGTCAGACATTCAGGTCAAGGCTGATACGCCTAACCTCAAGCTCTCTAAGGCTGATTTCTCTGATAAGTACGCTGCTAAAAAATTCACATCTCGATACGGCGTTGACAAACTTTATAGCCAAGGCCTAACGGGCAAGGGGCAAAGTGTTGGGCTAATTACCCTTAGTGATTTTCATACTCAGGACATCAAAACCTATTTAAATAAAATGGGTGGGAACACTGATACAAACAGAATTAAACGCTACTACACTTCAAGCTCTGCAAAGTACGTTTCTGGAAAGATTACCAAGCCATTCAAAAAGGTCAACGAAGCCTACATGGCCCAAGTTGAAGCCACTCTGGATGTTCAGCAGGCTGCCTCAGTAGCACCAAATTCACGAATCAACGTTTATATCGGTACTGGCAACGGTAACCAAACTCAAAGCGACTACGATTACTACAATGCGTTTGTTCAGGCAATTTCTGCTAACCGTGATAAAACACTATCGACAAGCTTTAACGTATTTAATGAGGTAGCCGATAAAACGTACGGACTGACTGAAAATGCCAAACAGTACAACGATGCTCTGAACCTTGCTTTCCAACAAGCGGCAGCTCAGGGAATTACTATGTTTAATGCTGCGGGGGATAATGGTGCTCGCGATAAATCTAACCCAAAGCTGAATCTGTCAATCAGCATGTCACCTTACTTAGTTGAAGTTGGCGGAACGACATTGCCATTTACCAAGAAAATTGATGGTAGAACGGTGACAGTTAAACAAGAACAGGGTTGGGGCAATATCAAACAAATTGCTAAGGCAGATGTTAAGGAACAATCATTTTCAGCCGGTGGCGGCGGTTTCTCACAGCTCAATGCACTGCCACGATACCAACAAGGAGTCTCTGGGGTTGGCACCTTCCGAGCAGTTGATTACATTAAGTACGACAAGCAAGGTAAGGGAATCATCAATCCAAGCCCTCGAGTAATTTACGGTACTTCTCGCGGCCGCAACGTTCCTGATGTTTCTGCAAACTCTGATCCAATGACTGGATATGCAATGTACGTTACCAACGGAACCCCAGGCCAGAAGGGGGTTAAAGCTGGTAAGTAG
- a CDS encoding DUF805 domain-containing protein: protein MQAYKEFWTKMFVFNAKATRKQYWISIIINAIVVGLVSLVTGDYKYVGTETTQAFTEHNYSLVFSIFLLLVWIAEFTIRARRLHDSGHSNWWILLYMIPLIGWIWLFILLVMPSKDDNRWPDNQSEV, encoded by the coding sequence ATGCAAGCATACAAAGAATTCTGGACAAAAATGTTCGTATTCAATGCCAAAGCTACTCGGAAACAATACTGGATTTCCATAATTATTAACGCTATTGTTGTTGGACTGGTCAGTTTGGTCACTGGTGATTACAAGTACGTTGGAACGGAAACAACCCAGGCGTTCACAGAACATAATTATTCTTTAGTTTTTTCAATATTTTTGCTTTTAGTGTGGATTGCCGAATTTACGATTCGTGCTCGCCGACTACATGATTCGGGTCACAGCAACTGGTGGATTTTGTTATACATGATTCCATTGATCGGTTGGATATGGCTATTCATTTTACTAGTAATGCCATCGAAAGATGACAATAGATGGCCAGATAATCAAAGTGAAGTTTAA
- the spxB gene encoding pyruvate oxidase: MANTIDSGVAMIKTLESWGVDHIYGLPGGSINNVMYALREEQSKGNIKYIHVRHEEVGGLAAVDDGRVTGKIGVAFGSAGPGATHLFQGAYDAMMDRVPTLFLVGQVPHNFMNADFFQEQDESQLFSDAAVYNRTVTTAESLPKVVDEAIRQAYAKHGPAVVVIPNDLAHEQIPADGYYSSAANFEKAEAPEPKGEKVEEALKLIKEAKKPVIYMGQGVRGAADDMMELSRKLQMPIIYAALAKDVIPYEFPALLGSGMRVASKPANEALKETDLMLFVGSNFPFSEILFNPNAKFIQIDSNPAMLGKRHKTDVSMYADAKKALKKFLEMSEQLPESPWYQANIDNANNWREYNEHMMNKTDGDLRFEPVFKEINRIAKDDALFSIDVGDVTQNAVRLIKNSGKERWFTSGLFATMGAGLPGALAAKLSHPDKQVFSLAGDGAQTMVMQDLITEKLYNLPIINVVFKNYELGFIVDEQEDEGEERFGVSLGGIDFAQVAEAQGVHGIHVTKVEELPKAFDEALEMTEHQNEPVLIDVQITGERPIPVEKLELDPAENSPEAIAQFKKRYYAEDLKPFSEFLANHGVK, encoded by the coding sequence ATGGCAAACACAATTGATTCAGGCGTAGCAATGATTAAGACTTTAGAAAGCTGGGGCGTTGATCATATTTATGGTCTTCCTGGAGGAAGTATTAACAACGTGATGTATGCGTTGCGTGAAGAACAATCAAAGGGCAACATTAAATACATTCATGTCCGCCACGAAGAAGTTGGTGGTTTGGCTGCAGTAGATGATGGGCGAGTAACTGGAAAAATCGGGGTAGCATTTGGTTCAGCAGGTCCTGGTGCTACTCACTTGTTCCAAGGTGCATACGATGCAATGATGGATCGCGTTCCAACTTTATTCTTAGTTGGCCAGGTTCCTCATAACTTTATGAATGCGGATTTCTTCCAAGAACAAGATGAATCACAATTATTCAGCGACGCTGCTGTTTACAACCGTACCGTAACCACTGCAGAAAGTTTGCCAAAGGTCGTTGATGAGGCGATTCGCCAAGCTTATGCAAAACATGGTCCAGCAGTAGTGGTAATTCCAAATGATTTAGCGCATGAACAAATTCCAGCAGATGGTTACTACTCATCAGCTGCTAACTTTGAAAAGGCTGAAGCTCCAGAACCTAAGGGTGAAAAGGTTGAAGAAGCCTTGAAGCTAATCAAGGAAGCTAAGAAACCAGTCATTTACATGGGCCAAGGGGTTCGTGGCGCTGCTGACGATATGATGGAACTTTCACGTAAATTACAAATGCCAATTATTTACGCGGCATTAGCTAAGGATGTTATTCCATACGAATTTCCAGCTCTATTAGGATCAGGAATGCGGGTTGCTTCTAAGCCAGCTAACGAAGCTCTGAAAGAAACTGATTTGATGCTATTTGTCGGATCAAACTTCCCATTCTCAGAAATTCTTTTCAATCCAAATGCTAAGTTCATTCAAATTGATAGTAACCCTGCAATGCTTGGTAAGCGTCATAAGACTGATGTTTCAATGTACGCAGATGCTAAGAAGGCACTTAAGAAGTTCCTAGAAATGTCAGAACAATTGCCAGAATCACCTTGGTACCAAGCAAATATTGATAACGCAAATAACTGGCGTGAATACAACGAACACATGATGAACAAGACTGATGGTGATTTGAGATTCGAACCTGTATTTAAGGAAATCAACAGAATTGCCAAGGATGACGCACTCTTCTCAATCGATGTTGGTGATGTTACCCAAAATGCCGTTCGTTTAATTAAAAACTCTGGTAAGGAACGTTGGTTCACTTCAGGTTTATTCGCCACAATGGGTGCTGGCCTTCCAGGTGCATTAGCTGCAAAGCTAAGCCATCCGGATAAACAAGTATTCAGTCTGGCTGGTGATGGTGCTCAAACAATGGTCATGCAAGATTTAATCACTGAGAAACTTTACAATTTACCAATCATCAACGTGGTCTTCAAGAACTACGAACTTGGATTCATCGTGGATGAACAAGAAGATGAGGGCGAAGAACGTTTCGGAGTTTCACTTGGTGGGATTGATTTTGCTCAAGTTGCTGAAGCTCAAGGGGTTCATGGAATTCACGTTACTAAGGTAGAAGAATTGCCTAAGGCATTCGACGAAGCCTTGGAAATGACTGAACATCAAAATGAACCAGTATTGATCGACGTGCAGATTACTGGCGAACGTCCAATTCCAGTTGAAAAGCTTGAATTAGATCCTGCAGAAAACTCACCAGAAGCAATTGCACAGTTTAAGAAGCGCTACTATGCTGAAGATTTGAAACCATTTAGTGAATTCTTGGCTAATCATGGTGTAAAATAG
- a CDS encoding ADP-ribosyltransferase: MKTKVGILIATFTLCLPLMADTSLAAKTKPKKLPTQTYVTSKYHDETPNQFVLKYATTAYSLAGGEPSFTQRTVVPKNSRITVLQKSGKGAIISAQGFSSLMYVKNISGLTYSTKTYKVSKTALAKLNKQTKAWAKQLSKAERKSIDYYSGTGYTKLNNYLRYGDGNKTVAKNANLLTSALQQYNLKTPMTVYRGVSTSGLRKSLNGEKLRVGALYDDPGFSSTSISRYTALGFGSKLLLKIQLPKGNTGAYIDPVSYNVGEKEFLINPGANMIVTKVQTVTYTVKEKTKGHQAKTSLKDKYKLISVSMQR, translated from the coding sequence ATGAAAACCAAAGTTGGAATCTTAATCGCTACATTCACGCTCTGTTTGCCCCTGATGGCCGACACGAGCCTAGCCGCCAAAACTAAACCGAAAAAACTGCCCACCCAAACTTACGTAACTTCAAAGTACCACGACGAAACGCCTAACCAATTCGTTCTGAAGTATGCAACTACTGCGTATAGTTTGGCTGGTGGCGAACCCAGTTTTACCCAACGAACCGTGGTTCCCAAGAACAGTAGAATTACCGTTCTGCAAAAGAGTGGCAAGGGGGCAATAATTTCCGCTCAGGGATTCAGTAGCCTCATGTACGTTAAAAACATCAGCGGTCTCACATACTCGACTAAAACATATAAGGTCAGCAAGACTGCCCTGGCAAAATTAAACAAGCAGACAAAAGCGTGGGCTAAGCAATTATCAAAAGCTGAACGGAAGTCTATCGACTACTATAGTGGCACGGGTTATACAAAACTGAACAATTATTTGCGGTACGGTGACGGTAACAAAACCGTGGCTAAGAACGCCAATTTACTAACCTCCGCACTTCAGCAATATAACCTCAAGACACCGATGACCGTTTACCGAGGTGTTTCCACATCTGGTTTACGTAAGTCATTAAACGGGGAGAAGCTGCGGGTTGGGGCACTTTATGATGACCCCGGATTTTCATCCACCAGCATTTCTCGTTACACCGCTTTAGGTTTTGGAAGTAAATTGCTACTAAAAATTCAACTACCGAAAGGTAACACCGGAGCTTACATTGATCCAGTCTCTTACAACGTTGGTGAAAAGGAATTCCTGATCAATCCGGGAGCCAACATGATTGTTACGAAGGTCCAGACGGTCACGTATACAGTTAAAGAAAAAACCAAGGGTCATCAAGCGAAGACTAGTTTGAAGGATAAATATAAGTTGATTTCGGTAAGCATGCAAAGATAA
- a CDS encoding DUF5776 domain-containing protein yields MKRWIKQIAPALMIILGVLLAISCSAKADDQVKMDYTGSSEVNSAKSMPFTFTIPQGLAKTDSQIILHIDKDAVEPGTDSIKFTDTDTNVVSMDPIDDNGNVVITLGKGVESLIEYPLKVSLLIKPSSQVGLDKGKPYKANVTAKFVSKDGNAIALNSGNPFTININNYAGGDSGDANFSVVNFGMDRNNPLKFPDDFKDSAGNKYIPNYYAQNGDQYQFDYTGNYMTGYTQVQFPKLAAGESLNDVKLNVDTSRSIYPKSIKLFDYTNTAVPTDYYKVVTTDTGFTIDFSGWPKDKPINGLSAIYAVKTQSANDKVKVTSSATITTSLDRTLKQDGNSAAFAFINNSNGEFIPSLVLKPDGYTISQGQNYVPNWSDFVIKAFDPDHPKHFNPDEGTYNITIDGDSSSGNKTTYTDGTNTITVNGDISKPGKYPVDIVFTNNKTNISSRVYTSTLTVVPKKVNDVKVTLIPYDEATNEPITGASVTKVGQPGNEIAIPEIDGWTFDTKNSKNPSNPFVIPDKDAKIPVYYKKNQPTSVSAILIPCDKTTGKKIPNVESTSITAVPGSKIEVPTLAGWTPVNAVPSTMPANGGDIKVYYQPNLPDQPNNVTVTIIPCDRATNKPIPNVSPIKMNAEPGEKVAMPEITGYNPESTSPITIPAGGGTIKEYYTKKSSTNGGGTTPTNGGSTPTTNNSSTSPTANNGSSSSQSTSSTSTQPVSPQPSNPQASGSLVATKGEAVYSLKPIYLYESKNFNSHERLAKYTKKPRVNRPMFVVIRYARDANGRLRYFVRDVNHLSKTDGKTGYITANTSYVRPVYYRSLHKVITVINPNGVNSYRTKKLTGFVKHYRQGTILKVSRIVTHNLTTRYVLTNGKIVTANRKLVKSGKTSFPKNITVKKGIKLYSTLNSKSSKQHIKAGKKLQVKKVVYTVPSSVTQSGTKRYQVAGGYVTANSKYVKITK; encoded by the coding sequence ATGAAAAGATGGATTAAACAGATTGCTCCAGCACTGATGATAATCCTGGGAGTACTTTTAGCAATTAGCTGTTCAGCTAAAGCTGATGACCAAGTGAAAATGGACTATACTGGGTCGTCAGAGGTGAATAGCGCGAAATCGATGCCATTTACCTTCACGATTCCACAAGGTCTGGCAAAGACTGATTCCCAAATAATTTTGCATATTGATAAGGATGCAGTGGAGCCAGGGACAGACAGTATTAAATTCACAGATACCGATACTAATGTGGTTAGCATGGACCCCATTGATGATAATGGCAACGTTGTGATTACACTTGGAAAAGGCGTCGAGTCTCTGATAGAATATCCGTTGAAAGTTTCACTGCTGATTAAGCCTTCAAGTCAGGTTGGCCTAGATAAAGGTAAGCCATATAAAGCTAACGTTACCGCAAAGTTCGTTTCGAAAGATGGTAATGCTATAGCTTTGAATTCTGGTAATCCGTTCACAATTAACATCAATAACTATGCTGGTGGTGACAGTGGAGACGCCAACTTTTCTGTGGTTAATTTTGGAATGGATAGAAATAACCCATTGAAGTTCCCAGATGATTTTAAAGATAGTGCAGGGAATAAGTACATTCCCAATTATTATGCTCAAAACGGTGATCAGTACCAGTTTGACTATACGGGAAACTATATGACGGGATACACCCAGGTTCAGTTCCCTAAATTAGCTGCCGGGGAAAGTTTGAACGATGTTAAGTTGAATGTTGATACGTCACGGTCAATTTATCCGAAAAGCATTAAGTTATTTGATTATACCAATACGGCTGTACCTACAGATTATTATAAGGTTGTTACTACCGATACAGGATTTACAATTGATTTCAGCGGCTGGCCAAAGGATAAACCAATTAATGGTTTATCGGCAATATATGCAGTCAAGACACAGTCAGCAAATGATAAGGTTAAAGTTACGTCCAGTGCCACAATTACCACTTCTTTAGACAGAACCCTTAAGCAAGATGGAAACAGCGCAGCTTTCGCATTTATAAATAACTCTAATGGAGAATTTATTCCCTCACTAGTATTAAAGCCAGATGGTTATACAATCTCGCAGGGACAAAATTATGTCCCAAATTGGAGCGACTTTGTAATCAAAGCATTTGATCCAGATCACCCGAAGCACTTTAATCCTGATGAAGGTACGTACAATATAACGATTGACGGTGATAGCTCCTCTGGTAATAAAACCACATATACGGATGGTACAAACACGATAACGGTTAACGGTGATATAAGTAAGCCGGGAAAATACCCTGTTGATATTGTATTTACAAATAATAAAACAAATATTAGTTCCCGTGTCTATACTTCAACACTCACAGTGGTCCCTAAAAAAGTTAACGATGTTAAGGTTACCTTGATTCCTTATGATGAAGCAACGAATGAGCCTATTACAGGAGCTAGTGTTACTAAAGTTGGCCAACCTGGAAATGAAATTGCAATACCAGAGATTGATGGTTGGACATTTGATACAAAAAACTCAAAGAATCCTAGCAACCCGTTTGTGATACCTGATAAAGATGCTAAGATACCTGTTTACTATAAAAAGAATCAACCAACTAGCGTTTCAGCTATCTTGATTCCTTGTGACAAAACTACTGGAAAAAAGATTCCTAATGTTGAGAGTACTTCGATTACAGCTGTTCCTGGATCAAAGATTGAAGTACCGACGCTTGCTGGTTGGACTCCTGTAAATGCTGTCCCAAGTACCATGCCGGCCAATGGTGGAGACATTAAAGTATACTATCAGCCTAATCTTCCAGATCAACCTAACAACGTTACTGTCACCATCATTCCTTGCGATCGGGCAACCAACAAGCCAATTCCAAACGTCAGTCCTATCAAGATGAATGCAGAACCTGGTGAAAAGGTAGCAATGCCAGAGATTACAGGCTACAATCCTGAATCAACCAGCCCAATCACTATTCCTGCTGGTGGAGGAACTATCAAAGAGTACTACACGAAGAAGAGTAGTACCAATGGTGGTGGGACTACCCCCACAAATGGTGGATCCACTCCAACGACAAATAATTCGAGCACTTCACCAACAGCTAATAACGGTTCTTCAAGTTCGCAGTCAACTTCAAGTACATCAACGCAACCAGTTAGTCCACAACCAAGTAATCCCCAAGCTTCTGGAAGTTTAGTTGCTACAAAGGGAGAAGCTGTTTATTCCCTCAAGCCAATCTACCTATATGAAAGCAAAAACTTTAACTCTCACGAGCGGCTGGCTAAATATACCAAAAAGCCAAGGGTAAATCGGCCAATGTTTGTGGTAATCAGATATGCAAGGGATGCCAATGGTCGGCTAAGATATTTTGTCAGGGATGTCAATCATCTCAGCAAAACAGATGGCAAAACAGGGTACATTACCGCAAATACAAGTTATGTTCGGCCAGTTTACTATCGGTCACTGCATAAAGTTATTACAGTGATTAATCCTAATGGAGTAAATTCATACCGAACTAAAAAATTAACGGGGTTTGTTAAACATTATCGTCAAGGTACTATTTTAAAGGTAAGCCGGATTGTCACTCACAATCTTACGACAAGGTATGTGTTGACTAATGGTAAAATCGTCACAGCTAATAGAAAACTGGTTAAGTCTGGAAAGACAAGTTTTCCAAAGAATATAACTGTTAAAAAGGGTATCAAGTTATATTCAACTCTAAACTCGAAGAGCAGTAAGCAACACATCAAGGCGGGGAAGAAGTTACAAGTTAAAAAGGTTGTTTACACTGTTCCAAGTAGTGTGACTCAATCCGGAACAAAGCGGTATCAAGTTGCTGGTGGGTACGTGACTGCTAATAGTAAATACGTTAAAATTACTAAATAA